One genomic region from Diabrotica undecimpunctata isolate CICGRU chromosome 9, icDiaUnde3, whole genome shotgun sequence encodes:
- the LOC140450768 gene encoding LOW QUALITY PROTEIN: uncharacterized protein (The sequence of the model RefSeq protein was modified relative to this genomic sequence to represent the inferred CDS: substituted 1 base at 1 genomic stop codon): MDKLLRPDRFDADPNSPRSSQEWMHWKATFENFISSVIDVSEEEKFKLLVNYVSNNIYELISDCRKYSEAKSQYVQHLKVLSKDCNFLAVSADQNREDYIRDSFINGILSNDIRQRLLENNTNTLQDAIVKAQSLESASKQSEAYTTPVQIINAISSETRENTNYTSAAVKSWKCYFCGSTERHPRSLCPARDKVCKKCSKVGHFSKVCRLQMPNSVSAAVLATTTSSSNVRNLAAAPQCLSKSLTEIKVNGNTTESLIDTGSSESYISKNYALSINVKTFRSHASIIMASTALRTTISGHCFVNLEINEHSYKNVKLSIIQDLCADVVIGHDLLKQHSSLKITFAGSKMPLVIDRIDTICSLAYLNIEPPKLISNLSNDCKPRATKSRKFSTEDRKFISDEIQYLLLNGMIEESNSPWRAQVLITKSETHKKRMVVDYSQTINKFTYLDAYPLPDVEDIVRKVARYSVFSTIDLKNAYHQIPIKNEEKIYTAFEANGQLYQFCRIPFGVTNGVACFQRVIDGIIKSEHLKGVYAYLDDITVCGLNQQQHNENLNKFMEVAKKYNLTITNDSQSLKRAVGMFAHYXKFIPQFSEKIQKLVTCNPFPLTEQAAEAFQILKSEIISSAVTTIDDKIPFIVESDASDFCIAASLSQGGRPAAFFSRTLSKSERNHSSVEKEAYAIVEALRKWRQKLF, translated from the exons atggataaGCTACTACGACCAGACAGATTCGATGCAGATCCTAACTCTCCTAGATCGTCTCAAGAATGGATGCATTGGAAAGCTACCTTTGAAAACTTTATTTCCTCTGTGATTGATGTTTCAGAGGAGGAGAAATTCAAACTACTGGTAAATTACGTGAGCAACAATATCTATGAACTCATCTCTGATTGTAGAAAGTATTCTGAAGCCAAAA GTCAATACGTTCAACATCTTAAAGTGCTTTCCAAAGACTGTAATTTTCTAGCCGTTTCTGCAGACCAAAatagagaagattatataagagACTCTTTTATTAATGGCATTCTTTCTAATGACATAAGACAACGTTTACTAGAAAACAACACTAATACTCTGCAAGATGCCATAGTGAAAGCCCAGTCTCTGGAGTCAGCTTCAAAACAATCTGAGGCTTATACAACTCCTGTACAAATTATTAATGCAATTTCTTCCGAAACCAGAGAGAACACTAATTATACTTCTGCTGCTGTGAAAAGTTGGAAATGTTACTTTTGTGGATCAACTGAAAGGCATCCTCGTAGCCTATGCCCTGCTAGAGACAAAGTTTGTAAGAAATGCTCGAAAGTTGGACATTTTTCCAAGGTATGTAGGCTTCAGATGCCCAATTCAGTATCAGCTGCTGTTTTAGCTACTACTACATCTAGTTCCAATGTTAGAAATCTTGCTGCTGCCCCTCAATGCTTATCTAAAAGTCTTACTGAGATAAAGGTGAATGGAAATACAACTGAAAGTTTAATAGACACAGGTAGTTCTGAGTCATATATCAGTAAGAATTATGCATTGTCTATAAACGTGAAAACATTTAGAAGTCATGCAAGCATAATAATGGCTTCAACAGCACTCAGAACGACTATCTCAGGACACTGCTTTGTTAATTTAGAAATAAACGAACATTCCtataaaaatgtcaaattatCAATAATTCAAGATTTATGTGCTGATGTAGTTATAGGTCATGACTTGCTTAAACAACATTCTTCTCTAAAAATCACTTTTGCTGGCTCAAAAATGCCTTTAGTTATTGATCGTATAGATACCATTTGTAGTTTGGCATACTTAAATATAGAGCCACCCAAATTAATCTCCAATCTATCAAATGATTGCAAACCGAGGGCAACTAAATCAAGAAAATTTTCAACTGAAGATAGAAAATTCATATCTGACGAGATACAGTATCTGCTATTGAATGGAATGATAGAAGAAAGCAACTCTCCTTGGCGTGCACAAGTACTTATTACAAAAAGTGAAACACACAAAAAGCGAATGGTAGTAGATTATTCACAAACGATTAATAAATTTACTTACTTAGATGCCTATCCTCTCCCAGATGTTGAAGATATTGTTAGAAAAGTAGCAAGATATTCTGTCTTCAGTACTATTGATCTTAAAAATGCATACCATCAAATTCCAATCAAAAATGAAGAGAAAATATACACTGCTTTTGAAGCCAACGGCCAACTATACCAATTTTGCCGGATTCCTTTTGGGGTAACCAACGGAGTGGCTTGTTTTCAAAGGGTTATCGATGGTATTATTAAATCCGAACATTTAAAAGGTGTATATGCATATCTTGATGACATTACGGTTTGTGGATTAAATCAACAACAACATAatgaaaatcttaataaatttatggaagtagcgaagaaatacaatctaacaataa CAAACGATTCACAATCACTAAAGAGAGCTGTCGGAATGTTTGCACATTATTAGAAATTTATCCCACAATTTTCAGAAAAGATACAAAAACTAGTCACATGCAATCCTTTTCCTTTAACAGAACAAGCAGCTGAAGCTTTCCAAATTCTTAAATCTGAAATTATTTCTTCAGCCGTTACTACGATTGATGACAAGATTCCTTTTATCGTTGAATCTGATGCTTCAGATTTTTGTATTGCTGCTTCTCTTAGCCAAGGAGGAAGACCTGCTGCTTTCTTTTCAAGAACCTTATCAAAAAGTGAAAGAAATCATTCATCAGTGGAAAAAGAGGCTTATGCAATAGTGGAAGCTCTTAGAAAATGGAGACAAAAGCTGTTCTGA